A window of Candidatus Thermoplasmatota archaeon genomic DNA:
AGTACAGTTATGCAATCACCCACCGCAAGTCTTGTATCTGGTATAGGTATAATTATATCGGAGTTTCTCTCTATTGCGATTACCGAAACTCTACTCGGCAAATTTATTTCTTTTAGTTTTTTTCCGATAAGTTCTGATTGCTCCGGCAGAACTATTTTAAATATTTCAGCGTGCCCACCCAGGCTCATAAAATTCTTTATCATTGGACGTTTTACAGCCCTGTACATATATTCTGCCGTTAATGCATCTGGATTGCCAACAATATTTGCACCCTTCTCAATGAACATGGGCTTGCTCTCCTCATTGTTTACAACTGAAACAAGGGAGCGGACACCCATATTCTTTGCAATTGAAATCACCAGTAAATTTGTTGCATCATCGGCGGTAGTTACTAGAGCATCTGCCTTATTTATCTCTGCATTCTCAAGGGTTTCCTTGACGGTGGCATCTGCGTTAATAACAACGGCATCGTATTTTTTTGAAAACTCATCACATTTCTCCTTGTCTTTCTCAATTACAACCACGTCGTCTTTATTTTTAAGGGCAAGGTCCGTCAGTTTCTGTCCAATACCACCCGCTCCAATTATCAGCATATACATATTCTCCCCCTGTCTACGGCAGACCATAATTTGGAGGGTATTATTAAATCTTTCTCTATCGACAACATTACCTGATAAACGTTTGAGAATTCCAACAAAAACCCACATCGGGGTGTCTTTACACCATAGTTACGCCATCATAATTATGGCACCGGCGGAGCTGACCGACAGTTTTTTGTATCGCCCGTCCTCTCTAAGATTCCGGTCTCTGGTGTTTAGATTGCTAGAACCAATGATTTTGTAGGATGACTTGGTGGTCTGCCCATTTTGCCATCCGGCATTGTCGATGATTGGATGAAGCATCCGTCCCTACCGTCTAGGGCAACACCTATTTTTCGGCAAGTTTTATTAATCTCCCACTTATGCCAGAATGGATGGATGAGCAGTTGAGACGCATATTTGAGAAACAAGGATATGAAGTCATCGGAAAACATTCGGCGGTCAAACATTGCCACTGGCTCAGAAAATCGCTGCTTTTTGACAAACCCTGTTACAAACAAACTTTTTACGGCATAGAAAGCCACCGTTGCCTTCAGATGACTCCCGCGGCATATCAGTGCACACAAAAGTGTCTTTTCTGCTGGCGATATCAGGGTTTCACAGAAACAAAAATTGATAAAAAAGAGGCAGACAGCCCCGACTTCATATTTGAAAAGAGTATAGAGGCTCATCGCCGCCTTGTCTCCGGCTTCAAAGGGGATGAAAGATGTAACGAGGAAAAATGGATGGAAACAAGGGAACCCAAGCATGTTGCCTGTTCCCTAACCGGAGAGCCAACTCTTTACCCCTTCTTGAGCGATTTTTTTGAAATTTGCCATCATCATGGAATGACTACCTTTCTTGTTACAAATGGAACGATGCCCGAAGTTTTGGAAAACATGGATACACTGCCAACACAACTGTACGTTTCCCTATGCGCCCCGAATAAAGAAATATACAAAAAATTGTGCTGCCCCCTAATAAAAGATGGATGGGAAAGGGTGAATGAAACACTCCAGCTCCTTCCATCACTGGATACACGGACTGTTATCCGCCATACTCTCGTTGACAAATGGAATCTGGGTTATGAAGAGGAGTATGCGCAACTGGATAAAAAAGCAGAACCATGGTTTATAGAACCAAAAGGATATGTACACGTTGGCTACTCTAGGGAAAGGCTTACAGAAGAGAATATGCCTCCTCATGAAAAAATAAAGAATTTTGGGGAAAAACTGGCGGGTTTAGCGGGCTATGAATTATTATCCGAGAGAGAGGAGTCCAGGGTTGTATTGCTCGGTAGGGGAAAAGAGAGGAAAATATGAATGATGCTATTTCCATAGCAGCACTTGTCCTTTCATTTTCAGTAATTATATATCTAGTTGCAAATAAAAAAAATTTTGGTGTTGCC
This region includes:
- a CDS encoding TrkA family potassium uptake protein — its product is MYMLIIGAGGIGQKLTDLALKNKDDVVVIEKDKEKCDEFSKKYDAVVINADATVKETLENAEINKADALVTTADDATNLLVISIAKNMGVRSLVSVVNNEESKPMFIEKGANIVGNPDALTAEYMYRAVKRPMIKNFMSLGGHAEIFKIVLPEQSELIGKKLKEINLPSRVSVIAIERNSDIIIPIPDTRLAVGDCITVLAREDKIDKAMELFSKKK
- the twy1 gene encoding 4-demethylwyosine synthase TYW1, whose amino-acid sequence is MDEQLRRIFEKQGYEVIGKHSAVKHCHWLRKSLLFDKPCYKQTFYGIESHRCLQMTPAAYQCTQKCLFCWRYQGFTETKIDKKEADSPDFIFEKSIEAHRRLVSGFKGDERCNEEKWMETREPKHVACSLTGEPTLYPFLSDFFEICHHHGMTTFLVTNGTMPEVLENMDTLPTQLYVSLCAPNKEIYKKLCCPLIKDGWERVNETLQLLPSLDTRTVIRHTLVDKWNLGYEEEYAQLDKKAEPWFIEPKGYVHVGYSRERLTEENMPPHEKIKNFGEKLAGLAGYELLSEREESRVVLLGRGKERKI